In the genome of Bubalus kerabau isolate K-KA32 ecotype Philippines breed swamp buffalo chromosome 8, PCC_UOA_SB_1v2, whole genome shotgun sequence, one region contains:
- the REPIN1 gene encoding replication initiator 1 isoform X1, whose translation MGVGVSLLLQFSLTSGGYPSVGRSRRSSRRSIPGNSPRRSWAKPHFQLHSLQAEEEPMLERRCRGPVAMDPAQPRLLSGPSQESPQTLEKEPQGLRSRGTAAAQSGGQALVRAHRCAHCRRHFPGWVALWLHARRCQARLPRPCPECGRRFRHAPFLALHCQVHAAATPDLGFACHLCGQSFRGWVALVLHLRAHSAAKRPIACPACERRFWRRKQLRAHSRRCHPPAPEARPFICGNCGRSFAQWDQLVTHKRVHVAEALEEAAAKALGPRPRGRPAVTAPRPGGDAVDRPFQCACCGKRFRHKPNLIAHRRVHTGERPHQCPECGKRFTNKPYLTSHRRIHTGEKPYPCTECGRRFRHKPNLLSHSKIHKRSEGSAQGGPQPPASAPERTPEPPPEPAPEPTEVPAGPGPPSAAAEAPPSLHTCADCGRGFRLERFLRAHQRQHGGERPFACAECGKHFGKKTHLVAHSRVHSGERPFACEECGRRFSQGSHLAAHRRDHAPERPFVCPDCGKAFRHKPYLAAHRRIHTGEKPYVCPECGKAFSQKSNLVSHRRIHTGERPYACPDCDRSFSQKSNLITHRKSHIRDGAFCCAICGQTFDDEGKLLAHQKKHDV comes from the exons TGGGCCGAAGCAGGCGCTCCAGCCGCAGAAGTATCCCCGGGAACAGCCCCAGGAGGAGCTGGGCCAAGCCTCATTTCCAGCTCCACAGCCTCCAGG CAGAGGAAGAACCGATGCTGGAACGTCGCTGCAGGGGCCCCGTGGCCATGGACCCGGCCCAGCCCCGACTCCTTTCCGGGCCCTCCCAGGAGTCGCCccagaccctggagaaggagccCCAGGGGCTGAGGTCGCGAGGCACCGCCGCGGCCCAGTCCGGAGGCCAGGCCCTAGTTCGGGCCCATCGCTGTGCCCACTGTCGGAGGCACTTCCCTGGTTGGGTGGCCCTCTGGCTTCATGCCCGGCGCTGCCAGGCCCGCCTGCCCCGGCCCTGTCCCGAGTGCGGCCGCCGCTTCCGCCACGCCCCTTTCTTGGCACTGCACTGCCAGGTCCATGCCGCCGCCACCCCAGACCTGGGCTTTGCCTGCCACCTCTGCGGGCAGAGCTTCCGAGGCTGGGTGGCCCTGGTTCTGCACCTGCGGGCCCACTCGGCGGCGAAGCGGCCCATCGCCTGTCCTGCCTGCGAGAGACGCTTCTGGCGGAGAAAGCAGCTGCGGGCCCATTCGCGGCGCTGCCACCCCCCGGCCCCTGAGGCCCGGCCCTTCATCTGCGGCAACTGTGGCCGCAGCTTCGCCCAGTGGGACCAGCTGGTGACACACAAGCGGGTCCACGTGGCCGAGGCGCTGGAGGAGGCAGCGGCCAAGGCCCTGGGGCCGCGGCCCCGGGGGCGCCCGGCGGTGACCGCGCCCCGGCCGGGCGGGGACGCCGTCGACCGCCCGTTCCAGTGTGCCTGCTGTGGTAAGCGCTTCCGCCACAAGCCCAACCTGATCGCTCACCGCCGCGTGCACACGGGCGAGCGCCCGCACCAGTGCCCCGAGTGCGGGAAGCGCTTCACCAATAAGCCCTACCTGACCTCGCACCGGCGCATCCACACGGGCGAGAAGCCGTACCCGTGCACCGAGTGTGGCCGCCGCTTCCGCCACAAGCCCAACCTGCTGTCGCACAGCAAGATCCACAAGCGCTCCGAGGGGTCCGCGCAGGGCGGGCCCCAGCCGCCCGCCAGCGCCCCGGAGCGCACCCCGGAGCCCCCTCCGGAGCCGGCCCCCGAGCCCACCGAGGTCCCGGCGGGGCCCGGGCCGCCAAGCGCAGCGGCAGAGGCCCCGCCCTCCCTCCACACCTGCGCCGACTGTGGGCGGGGCTTCCGGCTGGAGCGCTTCCTGCGCGCGCACCAGCGGCAGCACGGCGGCGAGCGCCCCTTCGCGTGCGCCGAGTGCGGCAAGCATTTCGGCAAGAAGACGCACCTGGTGGCGCACTCCCGGGTGCACTCGGGCGAGCGGCCCTTCGCGTGCGAGGAGTGCGGGCGCCGCTTCTCCCAGGGGAGCCACCTGGCCGCCCACCGGCGCGACCATGCGCCCGAGAGGCCCTTCGTGTGCCCGGACTGCGGAAAGGCCTTCCGCCACAAGCCCTACCTGGCCGCGCACCGGCGCATCCACACCGGCGAGAAGCCGTACGTCTGCCCCGAGTGCGGCAAGGCGTTCAGCCAGAAGTCCAACCTGGTGTCCCACCGGCGCATCCACACGGGCGAGCGACCCTACGCCTGCCCGGACTGCGACCGCAGCTTTAGCCAGAAGTCCAACCTCATCACCCACCGCAAGAGCCACATCCGGGACGGCGCCTTCTGCTGCGCCATCTGTGGCCAGACCTTTGACGACGAGGGGAAGCTCCTGGCCCACCAGAAGAAGCACGACGTCTGA
- the REPIN1 gene encoding replication initiator 1 isoform X3 — MLERRCRGPVAMDPAQPRLLSGPSQESPQTLEKEPQGLRSRGTAAAQSGGQALVRAHRCAHCRRHFPGWVALWLHARRCQARLPRPCPECGRRFRHAPFLALHCQVHAAATPDLGFACHLCGQSFRGWVALVLHLRAHSAAKRPIACPACERRFWRRKQLRAHSRRCHPPAPEARPFICGNCGRSFAQWDQLVTHKRVHVAEALEEAAAKALGPRPRGRPAVTAPRPGGDAVDRPFQCACCGKRFRHKPNLIAHRRVHTGERPHQCPECGKRFTNKPYLTSHRRIHTGEKPYPCTECGRRFRHKPNLLSHSKIHKRSEGSAQGGPQPPASAPERTPEPPPEPAPEPTEVPAGPGPPSAAAEAPPSLHTCADCGRGFRLERFLRAHQRQHGGERPFACAECGKHFGKKTHLVAHSRVHSGERPFACEECGRRFSQGSHLAAHRRDHAPERPFVCPDCGKAFRHKPYLAAHRRIHTGEKPYVCPECGKAFSQKSNLVSHRRIHTGERPYACPDCDRSFSQKSNLITHRKSHIRDGAFCCAICGQTFDDEGKLLAHQKKHDV; from the coding sequence ATGCTGGAACGTCGCTGCAGGGGCCCCGTGGCCATGGACCCGGCCCAGCCCCGACTCCTTTCCGGGCCCTCCCAGGAGTCGCCccagaccctggagaaggagccCCAGGGGCTGAGGTCGCGAGGCACCGCCGCGGCCCAGTCCGGAGGCCAGGCCCTAGTTCGGGCCCATCGCTGTGCCCACTGTCGGAGGCACTTCCCTGGTTGGGTGGCCCTCTGGCTTCATGCCCGGCGCTGCCAGGCCCGCCTGCCCCGGCCCTGTCCCGAGTGCGGCCGCCGCTTCCGCCACGCCCCTTTCTTGGCACTGCACTGCCAGGTCCATGCCGCCGCCACCCCAGACCTGGGCTTTGCCTGCCACCTCTGCGGGCAGAGCTTCCGAGGCTGGGTGGCCCTGGTTCTGCACCTGCGGGCCCACTCGGCGGCGAAGCGGCCCATCGCCTGTCCTGCCTGCGAGAGACGCTTCTGGCGGAGAAAGCAGCTGCGGGCCCATTCGCGGCGCTGCCACCCCCCGGCCCCTGAGGCCCGGCCCTTCATCTGCGGCAACTGTGGCCGCAGCTTCGCCCAGTGGGACCAGCTGGTGACACACAAGCGGGTCCACGTGGCCGAGGCGCTGGAGGAGGCAGCGGCCAAGGCCCTGGGGCCGCGGCCCCGGGGGCGCCCGGCGGTGACCGCGCCCCGGCCGGGCGGGGACGCCGTCGACCGCCCGTTCCAGTGTGCCTGCTGTGGTAAGCGCTTCCGCCACAAGCCCAACCTGATCGCTCACCGCCGCGTGCACACGGGCGAGCGCCCGCACCAGTGCCCCGAGTGCGGGAAGCGCTTCACCAATAAGCCCTACCTGACCTCGCACCGGCGCATCCACACGGGCGAGAAGCCGTACCCGTGCACCGAGTGTGGCCGCCGCTTCCGCCACAAGCCCAACCTGCTGTCGCACAGCAAGATCCACAAGCGCTCCGAGGGGTCCGCGCAGGGCGGGCCCCAGCCGCCCGCCAGCGCCCCGGAGCGCACCCCGGAGCCCCCTCCGGAGCCGGCCCCCGAGCCCACCGAGGTCCCGGCGGGGCCCGGGCCGCCAAGCGCAGCGGCAGAGGCCCCGCCCTCCCTCCACACCTGCGCCGACTGTGGGCGGGGCTTCCGGCTGGAGCGCTTCCTGCGCGCGCACCAGCGGCAGCACGGCGGCGAGCGCCCCTTCGCGTGCGCCGAGTGCGGCAAGCATTTCGGCAAGAAGACGCACCTGGTGGCGCACTCCCGGGTGCACTCGGGCGAGCGGCCCTTCGCGTGCGAGGAGTGCGGGCGCCGCTTCTCCCAGGGGAGCCACCTGGCCGCCCACCGGCGCGACCATGCGCCCGAGAGGCCCTTCGTGTGCCCGGACTGCGGAAAGGCCTTCCGCCACAAGCCCTACCTGGCCGCGCACCGGCGCATCCACACCGGCGAGAAGCCGTACGTCTGCCCCGAGTGCGGCAAGGCGTTCAGCCAGAAGTCCAACCTGGTGTCCCACCGGCGCATCCACACGGGCGAGCGACCCTACGCCTGCCCGGACTGCGACCGCAGCTTTAGCCAGAAGTCCAACCTCATCACCCACCGCAAGAGCCACATCCGGGACGGCGCCTTCTGCTGCGCCATCTGTGGCCAGACCTTTGACGACGAGGGGAAGCTCCTGGCCCACCAGAAGAAGCACGACGTCTGA
- the REPIN1 gene encoding replication initiator 1 isoform X2, which yields MGVGVSLLLQFSLTSGGYPSVGRSRRSSRRSIPGNSPRRSWAKPHFQLHSLQEEEPMLERRCRGPVAMDPAQPRLLSGPSQESPQTLEKEPQGLRSRGTAAAQSGGQALVRAHRCAHCRRHFPGWVALWLHARRCQARLPRPCPECGRRFRHAPFLALHCQVHAAATPDLGFACHLCGQSFRGWVALVLHLRAHSAAKRPIACPACERRFWRRKQLRAHSRRCHPPAPEARPFICGNCGRSFAQWDQLVTHKRVHVAEALEEAAAKALGPRPRGRPAVTAPRPGGDAVDRPFQCACCGKRFRHKPNLIAHRRVHTGERPHQCPECGKRFTNKPYLTSHRRIHTGEKPYPCTECGRRFRHKPNLLSHSKIHKRSEGSAQGGPQPPASAPERTPEPPPEPAPEPTEVPAGPGPPSAAAEAPPSLHTCADCGRGFRLERFLRAHQRQHGGERPFACAECGKHFGKKTHLVAHSRVHSGERPFACEECGRRFSQGSHLAAHRRDHAPERPFVCPDCGKAFRHKPYLAAHRRIHTGEKPYVCPECGKAFSQKSNLVSHRRIHTGERPYACPDCDRSFSQKSNLITHRKSHIRDGAFCCAICGQTFDDEGKLLAHQKKHDV from the exons TGGGCCGAAGCAGGCGCTCCAGCCGCAGAAGTATCCCCGGGAACAGCCCCAGGAGGAGCTGGGCCAAGCCTCATTTCCAGCTCCACAGCCTCCAGG AGGAAGAACCGATGCTGGAACGTCGCTGCAGGGGCCCCGTGGCCATGGACCCGGCCCAGCCCCGACTCCTTTCCGGGCCCTCCCAGGAGTCGCCccagaccctggagaaggagccCCAGGGGCTGAGGTCGCGAGGCACCGCCGCGGCCCAGTCCGGAGGCCAGGCCCTAGTTCGGGCCCATCGCTGTGCCCACTGTCGGAGGCACTTCCCTGGTTGGGTGGCCCTCTGGCTTCATGCCCGGCGCTGCCAGGCCCGCCTGCCCCGGCCCTGTCCCGAGTGCGGCCGCCGCTTCCGCCACGCCCCTTTCTTGGCACTGCACTGCCAGGTCCATGCCGCCGCCACCCCAGACCTGGGCTTTGCCTGCCACCTCTGCGGGCAGAGCTTCCGAGGCTGGGTGGCCCTGGTTCTGCACCTGCGGGCCCACTCGGCGGCGAAGCGGCCCATCGCCTGTCCTGCCTGCGAGAGACGCTTCTGGCGGAGAAAGCAGCTGCGGGCCCATTCGCGGCGCTGCCACCCCCCGGCCCCTGAGGCCCGGCCCTTCATCTGCGGCAACTGTGGCCGCAGCTTCGCCCAGTGGGACCAGCTGGTGACACACAAGCGGGTCCACGTGGCCGAGGCGCTGGAGGAGGCAGCGGCCAAGGCCCTGGGGCCGCGGCCCCGGGGGCGCCCGGCGGTGACCGCGCCCCGGCCGGGCGGGGACGCCGTCGACCGCCCGTTCCAGTGTGCCTGCTGTGGTAAGCGCTTCCGCCACAAGCCCAACCTGATCGCTCACCGCCGCGTGCACACGGGCGAGCGCCCGCACCAGTGCCCCGAGTGCGGGAAGCGCTTCACCAATAAGCCCTACCTGACCTCGCACCGGCGCATCCACACGGGCGAGAAGCCGTACCCGTGCACCGAGTGTGGCCGCCGCTTCCGCCACAAGCCCAACCTGCTGTCGCACAGCAAGATCCACAAGCGCTCCGAGGGGTCCGCGCAGGGCGGGCCCCAGCCGCCCGCCAGCGCCCCGGAGCGCACCCCGGAGCCCCCTCCGGAGCCGGCCCCCGAGCCCACCGAGGTCCCGGCGGGGCCCGGGCCGCCAAGCGCAGCGGCAGAGGCCCCGCCCTCCCTCCACACCTGCGCCGACTGTGGGCGGGGCTTCCGGCTGGAGCGCTTCCTGCGCGCGCACCAGCGGCAGCACGGCGGCGAGCGCCCCTTCGCGTGCGCCGAGTGCGGCAAGCATTTCGGCAAGAAGACGCACCTGGTGGCGCACTCCCGGGTGCACTCGGGCGAGCGGCCCTTCGCGTGCGAGGAGTGCGGGCGCCGCTTCTCCCAGGGGAGCCACCTGGCCGCCCACCGGCGCGACCATGCGCCCGAGAGGCCCTTCGTGTGCCCGGACTGCGGAAAGGCCTTCCGCCACAAGCCCTACCTGGCCGCGCACCGGCGCATCCACACCGGCGAGAAGCCGTACGTCTGCCCCGAGTGCGGCAAGGCGTTCAGCCAGAAGTCCAACCTGGTGTCCCACCGGCGCATCCACACGGGCGAGCGACCCTACGCCTGCCCGGACTGCGACCGCAGCTTTAGCCAGAAGTCCAACCTCATCACCCACCGCAAGAGCCACATCCGGGACGGCGCCTTCTGCTGCGCCATCTGTGGCCAGACCTTTGACGACGAGGGGAAGCTCCTGGCCCACCAGAAGAAGCACGACGTCTGA